One Sanguibacter keddieii DSM 10542 genomic window carries:
- a CDS encoding phosphoenolpyruvate carboxylase — MPEKLRADVRLLGDLLGTILREAGGPDLLDDVERLRGLVIKARTSPESGAIDEAETLVDTFSPERAEEVARAFSCYFHLVNLAEEHHRVRVVHQHEAEVSPAEAQAQDYLPDALNRLEAELGPDETRRRLAGLEFRPVFTAHPTEARRRAIAASIRRITTLLAARDDSSLAGVSRLENTDQLLAEIDGLWRTSPLRTTKPSPLDEVRTAMGVFDETLFRVLPEVYRRLDSWVNRDEPGISTPVAPPFVRLGTWIGGDRDGNPNVTASITRTAAAIASEHVLIALENVAERVGRTMTLDATTTPASEALDQLWLAQRQLAPEITADISSRSPNEPHRRTLLVVAERLRATRRRDADLAYPTAEDLLADLQTIQDSLVAAGARRVAYSDLQKFIWQVQTFGFHLAELEVRQHSQVHRETLAEIAEHGADGPGLSERAVEVLDTFRAIAAIQKRHGVAAARRYVVSFTTSAEDLGNVYTLAAHALGGPEHTPVLDVVPLFETFADLQAAPGVLAEYVENPLVVERLAATDRRLEVMLGYSDSSKDVGPVSATLALYEAQDKIAAWAQAADVTLTLFHGRGGALGRGGGPANRAVLAQPPGSVDGRFKLTEQGEVIAARYGDPTIATRHIEQVAAATLLQSMPSVGDRNAQAAERFTDVAATLDTVSRKRFFELVHAEGFPAWFAQVTPQEEIGLLPLGSRPAKRGLSVNSLDDLRAIPWVFAWTQARINLTGWFGLGTALAAVGDLDELKTAYEQWPLFSTMIDNVEMSLAKTDVRIAERYLALGDRDDLATLVLDEMAVTREWVLKITGKTTMLGNLHVLGRAVQLRSPYVDALSLIQLRALRALRKGAPEDQVPQLQRLLLLSVNGIAAGLQNTG, encoded by the coding sequence ATGCCGGAGAAGCTCCGCGCCGACGTCCGCCTCCTCGGCGACCTGCTCGGCACCATCCTCCGCGAGGCCGGCGGACCCGATCTGCTCGACGACGTCGAGCGGCTCCGCGGGCTCGTCATCAAAGCGAGGACCTCGCCGGAGTCCGGTGCGATCGACGAGGCCGAGACCCTCGTCGACACCTTCAGCCCCGAGCGCGCCGAAGAGGTCGCCCGCGCCTTCAGCTGCTACTTCCACCTCGTCAACCTCGCCGAGGAGCACCACCGCGTGCGCGTGGTGCACCAGCACGAGGCCGAGGTCTCGCCCGCCGAGGCGCAGGCTCAGGACTACCTGCCCGACGCGCTGAACCGCCTCGAGGCCGAGCTCGGGCCGGACGAGACCCGCCGCCGGCTGGCCGGTCTCGAGTTCCGCCCCGTCTTCACCGCCCACCCGACCGAGGCGCGACGACGCGCCATCGCCGCGTCGATCCGCCGGATCACCACGCTGCTCGCCGCCCGTGACGACTCCTCGCTCGCCGGGGTGTCCCGCCTGGAGAACACCGACCAGCTGCTGGCCGAGATCGACGGCCTGTGGCGCACCTCGCCGCTGCGCACCACCAAGCCCTCGCCGCTCGACGAGGTGCGCACCGCGATGGGCGTCTTCGACGAGACCCTCTTCCGGGTCCTGCCCGAGGTCTACCGCCGGCTCGACAGCTGGGTGAACCGCGACGAGCCCGGGATCTCGACGCCCGTGGCGCCGCCCTTCGTGCGGCTCGGCACCTGGATCGGCGGCGACCGCGACGGCAACCCGAACGTCACCGCGTCGATCACCCGCACCGCGGCGGCGATCGCGAGCGAGCACGTGCTCATCGCGCTCGAGAACGTGGCCGAGCGCGTGGGCCGAACCATGACCCTCGACGCCACCACGACGCCGGCCTCGGAGGCCCTCGACCAGCTGTGGCTCGCGCAGCGCCAGCTGGCGCCGGAGATCACCGCGGACATCTCGAGCCGCTCCCCCAACGAGCCGCACCGCCGGACCCTCCTGGTCGTCGCCGAGCGGCTGCGCGCCACGCGTCGCCGGGACGCCGACCTCGCCTACCCCACGGCCGAGGACCTGCTCGCGGACCTCCAGACCATCCAGGACTCGCTCGTCGCGGCAGGCGCCCGCCGCGTCGCGTACTCGGACCTGCAGAAGTTCATCTGGCAGGTGCAGACCTTCGGCTTCCACCTCGCCGAGCTCGAGGTGCGACAGCACTCCCAGGTGCACCGCGAGACCCTCGCGGAGATCGCCGAGCACGGCGCGGACGGCCCCGGGCTCAGCGAGCGCGCGGTCGAGGTGCTCGACACCTTCCGGGCGATCGCCGCGATCCAGAAGCGCCACGGCGTGGCCGCGGCCCGCCGCTACGTCGTGTCGTTCACGACGAGCGCCGAGGACCTCGGCAACGTCTACACGCTCGCGGCGCACGCGCTCGGCGGGCCCGAGCACACGCCCGTGCTCGACGTCGTGCCGCTCTTCGAGACCTTCGCGGACCTGCAGGCCGCACCCGGGGTGCTCGCCGAGTACGTCGAGAACCCGCTCGTGGTCGAGCGCCTGGCGGCGACCGACCGGCGTCTCGAGGTCATGCTCGGGTACTCCGACTCCTCCAAGGACGTCGGCCCGGTGTCCGCGACCCTCGCGCTCTACGAGGCGCAGGACAAGATCGCGGCCTGGGCACAGGCCGCAGACGTCACGCTGACCCTGTTCCACGGCCGCGGTGGTGCTCTCGGCCGTGGCGGCGGCCCGGCGAACCGCGCCGTGCTGGCCCAGCCCCCGGGCTCGGTCGACGGACGGTTCAAGCTCACCGAGCAGGGCGAGGTCATCGCCGCACGCTACGGCGACCCGACCATCGCGACGCGTCACATCGAGCAGGTCGCCGCGGCGACGCTCCTGCAGTCGATGCCGTCGGTCGGCGACCGCAACGCGCAGGCCGCAGAGCGCTTCACCGACGTCGCGGCGACGCTCGACACGGTCTCCCGCAAGCGGTTCTTCGAGCTCGTGCACGCCGAGGGCTTCCCGGCGTGGTTCGCGCAGGTGACCCCGCAGGAGGAGATCGGGCTGCTGCCGCTCGGCTCGCGACCCGCCAAGCGTGGGCTGTCGGTCAACTCCCTCGACGACCTCCGAGCCATCCCCTGGGTGTTCGCGTGGACGCAGGCCCGCATCAACCTCACCGGCTGGTTCGGTCTCGGCACCGCCCTGGCGGCCGTGGGCGACCTCGACGAGCTGAAGACGGCCTACGAGCAGTGGCCGCTGTTCTCGACCATGATCGACAACGTCGAGATGTCGCTCGCCAAGACCGACGTGCGGATCGCCGAGCGCTACCTCGCCCTGGGCGACCGTGACGACCTCGCGACGCTCGTGCTCGACGAGATGGCCGTGACCCGCGAGTGGGTCCTCAAGATCACCGGCAAGACGACGATGCTCGGCAACCTCCACGTGCTCGGACGCGCCGTCCAGCTGCGCAGCCCGTACGTCGACGCCCTCTCGCTGATCCAGCTGCGGGCGCTGCGCGCGCTGCGCAAGGGCGCTCCCGAGGACCAGGTGCCCCAGCTGCAGCGTCTGCTCCTGCTGTCGGTCAACGGGATCGCCGCAGGCCTCCAGAACACCGGGTGA
- a CDS encoding cation-translocating P-type ATPase: MSTSSAASRTIPGQTVQERLPYALPGQEVLDDLDARADGLTADDAARRLEASGPNKLPAPPKTSAIRRLLGHFDDILIYILLASAVLKAILGDWIDFSVILAVAVINAAVGFLQEGQAEKALDGIRTMLSLDAQARRDGEWKVVDSEELVPGDVVRVRSGDRVPADLRLLEATNLQVEEAALTGESVPAAKQLDAVGADAGIGDRSTMLYSGTIVAVGQGVGVVTATGADTEIGRIQTMIGEVDHLETPLSKQLARFGKVLSLGILAMAAFMLVIGRVIHDFELPELVSAAIGFAVAAVPEGLPALVTVTLALGVQQMARRKAITRKLTAVEALGSVTTICSDKTGTLTKNEMTARTVVTADATYSVEGLGYAPEGRVTRDEADAPLASHPDLRALVEAAAACNDARVVEQDGRWQVVGQPTEGAIATLGRKAEVDLSGVERLSVLPFESSTKYMATLDRVADGRTLVHMVGAPDRLLDRCTHQRGPDGTPVPIDRDLWESTIDDLGGQGLRVLAAAERSADEGATTLSTDDVEGGLVFLGLVGIVDPPRPEAIKAIEDCHRAGIRVKMITGDHVGTAVAIARELGIVKGTDEARALTGAELEAMSQEELRTRVQDVDVFARTSPEHKIRIVRALQSHGEVVAMTGDGVNDAPALTRADIGIAMGIKGTEATKEAAEIVLADDNFATIERAIEEGRRIYDNIRKSVVFLLPTNGAQSLVILVAVLFGLALPLAPVQILWVNLVTAVTLSLALAYEPAEDGIMSRPPRGPGGSVISRSSLRYVVVVSVLIGAATLLVFFLERNAGATNAEAQTTAVTMLALGQLAYLFNCRFIGQSSLTFRVLRGNPVVWIATGALLALQVLFTYAPFMNSWFDSAPIGATEWIRTIGLALVVFLLVEVMKAVTRRIEGRADAARLRERGLLEEADA, from the coding sequence ATGTCGACCTCGTCCGCTGCGTCTCGCACGATCCCTGGGCAGACCGTCCAGGAGCGCCTCCCCTACGCCCTGCCCGGCCAGGAGGTGCTCGACGACCTCGACGCGCGGGCGGACGGTCTCACGGCCGACGACGCCGCGCGTCGCCTCGAGGCTTCCGGCCCGAACAAGCTCCCCGCCCCACCCAAGACCAGCGCGATCCGCCGGCTGCTCGGTCACTTCGACGACATCCTCATCTACATCCTGCTGGCCTCCGCCGTGCTCAAGGCGATCCTCGGCGACTGGATCGACTTCTCGGTCATCCTCGCGGTCGCCGTCATCAACGCCGCCGTCGGGTTCCTCCAGGAGGGGCAGGCGGAGAAGGCCCTCGACGGCATCCGCACCATGCTCTCCCTCGACGCCCAGGCGCGGCGCGACGGGGAGTGGAAGGTCGTCGACTCCGAGGAGCTCGTCCCCGGCGACGTCGTCCGGGTCCGGTCCGGCGACCGTGTCCCGGCGGACCTGAGGCTCCTGGAGGCCACGAACCTCCAGGTCGAGGAGGCCGCGCTGACCGGCGAGTCCGTCCCGGCCGCCAAGCAGCTCGACGCCGTCGGCGCCGACGCCGGCATCGGCGACCGGTCGACCATGCTGTACTCGGGCACCATCGTCGCCGTCGGCCAGGGCGTGGGCGTCGTGACCGCGACCGGTGCCGACACCGAGATCGGGCGCATCCAGACGATGATCGGCGAGGTCGACCACCTCGAGACGCCGCTGTCCAAGCAGCTGGCGAGGTTCGGCAAGGTGCTCTCGCTGGGCATCCTCGCCATGGCGGCCTTCATGCTCGTCATCGGGCGGGTCATCCACGACTTCGAGCTCCCCGAGCTGGTCTCGGCCGCGATCGGGTTCGCGGTCGCCGCGGTCCCCGAGGGCCTCCCGGCGCTCGTCACCGTGACCCTCGCCCTCGGCGTGCAGCAGATGGCGCGACGCAAGGCGATCACCCGCAAGCTCACGGCGGTCGAGGCGCTCGGGTCGGTCACGACGATCTGCTCCGACAAGACGGGCACGCTCACCAAGAACGAGATGACGGCGCGCACCGTCGTCACCGCCGACGCGACCTACTCCGTCGAGGGCCTGGGGTACGCGCCCGAGGGGCGCGTCACCCGCGACGAGGCCGACGCGCCCCTGGCCTCGCACCCCGACCTGCGCGCCCTCGTGGAGGCCGCAGCAGCCTGCAACGACGCCCGGGTCGTCGAGCAGGACGGTCGCTGGCAGGTGGTCGGGCAGCCGACCGAGGGGGCCATCGCGACCCTCGGCCGCAAGGCGGAGGTCGACCTCTCCGGCGTCGAGCGCCTGTCCGTGCTGCCCTTCGAGTCGTCGACCAAGTACATGGCGACCCTCGACCGCGTGGCCGACGGACGCACCCTGGTGCACATGGTCGGCGCGCCCGACCGGCTCCTCGACCGCTGCACGCACCAGCGTGGCCCGGACGGGACACCCGTGCCGATCGACCGTGACCTCTGGGAGTCGACCATCGACGACCTGGGCGGCCAGGGCCTGCGCGTGCTCGCCGCCGCCGAGCGCTCGGCCGACGAGGGCGCCACGACGCTGAGCACCGACGACGTCGAGGGCGGGCTGGTGTTCCTCGGCCTGGTCGGCATCGTCGACCCGCCGCGGCCCGAGGCCATCAAGGCCATCGAGGACTGCCACCGGGCCGGGATCCGCGTGAAGATGATCACCGGCGACCACGTCGGCACCGCGGTCGCGATCGCCCGCGAGCTGGGGATCGTCAAGGGCACCGACGAGGCCCGTGCGCTCACCGGGGCCGAGCTCGAGGCCATGAGTCAGGAGGAGCTGCGCACCCGCGTCCAGGACGTCGACGTGTTCGCGCGGACCAGCCCGGAGCACAAGATCCGGATCGTCCGTGCGCTCCAGTCGCACGGCGAGGTGGTCGCCATGACCGGCGACGGCGTGAACGACGCCCCGGCGCTCACGCGAGCCGACATCGGCATCGCCATGGGCATCAAGGGCACCGAGGCCACCAAGGAGGCCGCCGAGATCGTCCTCGCGGACGACAACTTCGCGACGATCGAGCGGGCCATCGAGGAGGGGCGGCGGATCTACGACAACATCCGCAAGTCCGTCGTGTTCCTGCTGCCGACCAACGGCGCGCAGTCGCTCGTCATCCTCGTGGCGGTGCTCTTCGGGCTGGCCCTGCCCCTGGCGCCGGTGCAGATCCTCTGGGTCAACCTCGTCACGGCCGTGACGCTGTCGCTGGCCCTCGCCTACGAGCCCGCCGAGGACGGCATCATGTCGCGGCCTCCGCGCGGACCTGGCGGCTCGGTGATCTCCCGCTCGTCGCTGCGCTACGTGGTGGTCGTGTCGGTCCTCATCGGTGCGGCGACGCTGCTGGTGTTCTTCCTCGAGCGCAACGCCGGTGCCACGAACGCCGAGGCCCAGACCACTGCGGTGACCATGCTGGCCCTGGGGCAGCTCGCCTACCTGTTCAACTGCCGGTTCATCGGGCAGTCGAGCCTGACCTTCCGGGTGCTGCGCGGCAACCCGGTCGTGTGGATCGCGACGGGTGCGCTGCTGGCACTGCAGGTCCTGTTCACCTACGCGCCGTTCATGAACTCGTGGTTCGACTCCGCGCCGATCGGCGCGACCGAGTGGATCCGCACGATCGGGCTCGCGCTCGTCGTGTTCCTGCTCGTCGAGGTGATGAAGGCCGTGACCCGACGGATCGAGGGACGCGCCGACGCGGCACGGCTCCGCGAGCGCGGCCTCCTGGAGGAGGCCGACGCCTGA
- a CDS encoding threonine aldolase family protein yields MLASFASDNYAGAHPEVFAALTDVASGPARAYGADPWTSRLGEVAQRHFGQQALVYPVFNGTGANVVSLMSMLPRWGAVVTSRHAHIENDENAAPERVGGLKLLTVDAPDGKLTPASIDQQAWGWGDQHRAQPLAVSLTQSTELGTVYTPDELRAITSHCHERGMRVHMDGARLANAAASLGTSLREITTDVGIDVLSFGGTKNGLVFGEAVVVLDPTAVDGVDYVRKMTMQLASKMRFVSAQLLTILDGDLWLRSAARANAMARRLRSRLDHMVAEDQAPGLRFSQPTEANGLFAVLPPASAERLREDFAFYDWDAARGEVRWMCSFDTTEEDVDTFAEAVGRELRDAAGTR; encoded by the coding sequence GTGCTCGCATCCTTCGCCTCAGACAACTACGCCGGTGCTCACCCCGAGGTCTTCGCGGCCCTCACGGACGTCGCCTCCGGCCCCGCACGCGCCTACGGTGCGGACCCCTGGACGTCCCGGCTCGGCGAGGTGGCGCAGCGCCACTTCGGTCAGCAGGCCCTGGTCTACCCGGTCTTCAACGGCACCGGCGCCAACGTCGTCAGCCTCATGTCGATGCTCCCGCGGTGGGGCGCCGTCGTGACCTCACGGCACGCGCACATCGAGAACGACGAGAACGCCGCCCCCGAGCGCGTCGGCGGGCTCAAGCTGCTCACGGTCGACGCCCCGGACGGCAAGCTCACCCCGGCGAGCATCGACCAGCAGGCCTGGGGGTGGGGCGACCAGCACCGCGCGCAGCCGCTCGCCGTCTCGCTCACCCAGTCGACCGAGCTCGGGACGGTCTACACCCCCGACGAGCTCCGGGCGATCACCAGCCACTGCCACGAGCGCGGCATGCGCGTCCACATGGACGGCGCCCGCCTCGCCAACGCCGCCGCGTCGCTCGGGACGAGCCTGCGCGAGATCACCACCGACGTCGGGATCGACGTGCTGTCCTTCGGCGGGACCAAGAACGGGCTGGTCTTCGGGGAGGCCGTCGTGGTGCTCGACCCGACCGCCGTCGACGGCGTCGACTACGTCCGCAAGATGACCATGCAGCTCGCCTCGAAGATGCGCTTCGTGTCCGCGCAGCTGCTCACCATCCTCGACGGTGACCTCTGGCTGCGCTCGGCCGCCCGGGCCAACGCGATGGCGCGACGGCTGCGCAGCCGGCTCGACCACATGGTCGCCGAGGACCAGGCGCCGGGCCTGCGCTTCTCGCAGCCGACCGAGGCCAACGGGCTGTTCGCCGTCCTCCCGCCCGCCTCGGCCGAGCGCCTGCGCGAGGACTTCGCCTTCTACGACTGGGACGCCGCCCGCGGCGAGGTCCGGTGGATGTGCTCCTTCGACACCACCGAGGAGGACGTCGACACCTTCGCCGAGGCGGTCGGCCGCGAGCTCAGGGACGCTGCGGGCACCCGCTGA
- a CDS encoding AEC family transporter, with the protein MLGVLTGFAIIASIIAVGYVVGRVGLLGAEGRSVMARLVFFVLAPCLLFTILADAEVGQLFSPLLVVSLLAAAVSFAVYGLVARFLWHRGVAETVIGALSAGYVNGNNIGIPVAVYVLGDPAYVAPVILVQLLLFAPLGLAVLDAAEQGRVSVVRLATGPVRNPIIIGSALGLLVAVLDVTPPEAFMEPFRIIGGAAVPLMLLSYGISLHGQRVLERGSGRREAMLASALKLLLMPAVAWLAGALLFDLDHQELFVVVALAALPTAQNVFNYAQRYRRGETLARDAIFVTTVGSLPVLLLVAAVLR; encoded by the coding sequence GTGCTCGGAGTCCTCACAGGTTTTGCCATCATCGCGTCGATCATCGCCGTGGGCTACGTCGTCGGGCGTGTGGGCCTGCTCGGGGCGGAGGGCCGGTCGGTCATGGCGCGGCTCGTGTTCTTCGTGCTCGCACCCTGTCTCCTCTTCACCATCCTGGCGGACGCCGAGGTGGGGCAGCTGTTCTCCCCGCTGCTGGTGGTGTCGCTGCTCGCGGCTGCGGTGAGCTTTGCCGTGTACGGGCTCGTCGCTCGGTTCCTCTGGCACCGGGGCGTGGCCGAGACCGTCATCGGGGCGCTCTCGGCGGGCTACGTCAACGGGAACAACATCGGGATCCCGGTGGCCGTGTACGTGCTCGGCGACCCCGCCTACGTCGCCCCGGTGATCCTCGTGCAGCTGCTGCTCTTCGCGCCGCTCGGGTTGGCCGTCCTCGACGCCGCCGAGCAGGGCCGCGTGAGCGTGGTGCGGCTCGCCACGGGCCCGGTCCGCAACCCGATCATCATCGGCTCCGCGCTCGGCCTGCTCGTCGCCGTCCTCGACGTGACGCCGCCCGAGGCCTTCATGGAGCCGTTCCGCATCATCGGCGGGGCGGCCGTCCCGCTCATGCTGCTGTCCTACGGCATCTCCCTGCACGGCCAGCGGGTACTCGAGCGCGGCTCGGGCCGACGCGAGGCGATGCTCGCGTCGGCCCTCAAGCTGCTGCTCATGCCGGCCGTGGCGTGGCTCGCCGGGGCTCTGCTCTTCGACCTGGACCACCAGGAGCTCTTCGTGGTCGTGGCGCTGGCCGCGCTCCCGACGGCGCAGAACGTGTTCAACTACGCCCAGCGGTACCGGCGTGGCGAGACGCTCGCCCGGGACGCGATCTTCGTGACCACCGTGGGCTCGCTGCCGGTGCTGCTGCTCGTGGCGGCGGTCCTGCGCTGA
- the mgtE gene encoding magnesium transporter — protein MRQNTTPATTTPTAPVTDLRDVLDVATDAAVQTWLRDVAGSWDRTEQVDDLTDAEVRRLVGLLTPETSRELFGSIDTSSVVTILSVLSPAVGAGLLDSLDHDRSAEILRRLPEAEQRQVLDQTGAVRSATLRGLLAWPDDSAGSRMDPTVVSVTQTMTVSEAVEGIREQARTASLDNDEVLVTALPDHRLVGVVSYLDLVLAAPDAVIGDLMDTDVVSVSALADQEVAARLLTEHDLSGLPVVHEGELVGVIAVEDVVDILDEENTEDAERQGGSSPLEVPYLRATPFRLFRKRITWLLMLFLAAMYTGTVMEHFESELEGVVALMFFVPLLIGTGGNTGTQITTTLIRAMAMGQVRMRDMLRVVRKEMATGVLIAVTVASVAWVRAWTQGVGTDVALTVSLSVVAIVLWTSLVASVLPLIIKKVGIDPAVVSGPMITTVIDGTGLIIYFTIARMVIEQLG, from the coding sequence GTGCGCCAGAACACCACCCCCGCCACCACCACCCCGACCGCACCCGTGACCGACCTCCGCGACGTCCTCGACGTCGCGACCGACGCCGCCGTCCAGACCTGGCTGCGCGACGTCGCCGGCTCGTGGGACCGCACCGAGCAGGTCGACGACCTCACCGACGCCGAGGTGCGCCGGCTCGTCGGCCTCCTCACGCCCGAGACCTCCCGCGAGCTCTTCGGGTCGATCGACACCAGCTCGGTCGTCACGATCCTCAGCGTGCTCTCGCCCGCCGTGGGCGCAGGGCTCCTCGACTCCCTCGACCACGACAGGTCGGCGGAGATCCTCCGCCGGCTGCCCGAGGCCGAGCAGCGCCAGGTGCTCGACCAGACCGGTGCGGTCCGCTCGGCGACCCTGCGCGGCCTGCTCGCCTGGCCCGACGACAGCGCAGGGTCGCGCATGGACCCGACGGTGGTGTCCGTGACCCAGACCATGACGGTCTCCGAGGCCGTCGAGGGGATCCGCGAGCAGGCACGCACGGCGAGCCTCGACAACGACGAGGTCCTCGTCACGGCCCTGCCCGACCACCGGCTCGTCGGCGTCGTGTCGTACCTCGACCTCGTGCTCGCCGCGCCCGACGCGGTCATCGGCGACCTCATGGACACCGACGTGGTGTCGGTGAGCGCCCTCGCCGACCAGGAGGTCGCGGCCCGTCTGCTCACCGAGCACGACCTCTCGGGCCTGCCGGTGGTGCACGAGGGCGAGCTCGTGGGCGTCATCGCGGTCGAGGACGTCGTCGACATCCTCGACGAGGAGAACACCGAGGACGCCGAGCGCCAGGGTGGGTCCTCCCCGCTCGAGGTGCCCTACCTGCGGGCGACGCCCTTCCGGCTCTTCCGCAAGCGCATCACGTGGCTGCTCATGCTGTTCCTCGCCGCCATGTACACCGGCACCGTCATGGAGCACTTCGAGAGCGAGCTCGAGGGCGTCGTCGCCCTCATGTTCTTCGTGCCGCTCCTCATCGGGACCGGGGGCAACACCGGCACGCAGATCACCACGACGCTCATCCGCGCGATGGCCATGGGGCAGGTCCGGATGCGGGACATGCTCCGGGTGGTCCGCAAGGAGATGGCGACGGGCGTCCTCATCGCGGTGACGGTCGCCTCGGTCGCCTGGGTCCGTGCGTGGACCCAGGGGGTCGGGACCGACGTCGCGCTCACCGTGTCGCTGTCCGTGGTCGCGATCGTCCTGTGGACCTCGCTCGTCGCGTCGGTCCTGCCGCTGATCATCAAGAAGGTGGGCATCGACCCCGCGGTCGTCTCCGGGCCCATGATCACCACCGTGATCGACGGCACCGGGCTCATCATCTACTTCACCATCGCGCGGATGGTCATCGAGCAGCTCGGCTGA
- a CDS encoding carbohydrate-binding domain-containing protein: protein MRRPMHLTLLAPLVAAALLAGCSTTSTSETGTSTTAATSSTSTDGSTTDDSTVESVAASTATTEDHAADHDEASDYVWDAADEVAVTLDGSTATSDSAAVVVDGSTVTITASGTYRISGSLDGGQLVVDSADDGVVRLVLDGVDLTSSTTSPLVVTDAGKAVVVLADGSSNTVSDASTYVYADATTTEPDAAIFSMADLTITGTGALTVEGNAADGIVSKDGLVISGGDVTVTAVDDGVRGKDYVVVKDSDTASPTLTVTAGGDALKSTNADDATLGYVTVAGGTTTLDAGADGVQAETDAVVTGGTLSITSAGGASATLATDASGKGIKGTVSVVVTGGTVDVDAADDALHSDGSVDVAGGALTLASGDDGVHADGALTVSAGTLDVTQSYEGLEAASITLSGGDTTVVATDDGINVSGGVDSSGTGGPGGGGAGMGGGTGGEETFTADAETFLLVSGGTLAVDAGGDGLDSNGSISITGGTTTVNGPTDAGNGAIDANSGVEVSGGVLVAAGSAGMAVSPAATSPQASATVVVDSVQAAGTTVSLVGDDGTVVASFTPSKPFETVVFTTPDLVAGTTYTIALGGTAVGDAVDGVEGLVLGGTLTGATEAGSVTA, encoded by the coding sequence ATGCGACGCCCGATGCACCTGACCCTCCTCGCCCCGCTCGTGGCCGCCGCGCTGCTCGCCGGCTGCTCGACCACCAGCACCTCCGAGACCGGGACCTCGACGACAGCCGCCACGTCGAGCACCTCCACGGACGGCAGCACCACGGACGACAGCACCGTCGAGTCCGTCGCCGCGAGCACCGCCACGACCGAGGACCACGCCGCCGACCACGACGAGGCCTCCGACTACGTGTGGGACGCCGCCGACGAGGTCGCGGTGACCCTCGACGGGTCGACCGCGACGTCGGACAGCGCCGCCGTCGTGGTCGACGGCAGCACGGTGACCATCACCGCGTCCGGGACCTACCGCATCTCGGGCTCCCTCGACGGCGGCCAGCTCGTGGTCGACTCCGCAGACGACGGCGTCGTCCGCCTCGTCCTCGACGGCGTCGACCTCACCAGCTCGACCACCTCGCCGCTCGTGGTGACCGACGCGGGCAAGGCTGTGGTCGTGCTCGCCGACGGGTCCAGCAACACCGTCTCCGACGCGAGCACCTACGTCTACGCCGACGCGACCACCACCGAGCCCGACGCGGCGATCTTCTCCATGGCCGACCTCACCATCACCGGGACCGGTGCGCTCACCGTCGAGGGCAACGCCGCCGACGGCATCGTGAGCAAGGACGGCCTCGTGATCTCCGGCGGAGACGTCACCGTCACCGCGGTCGACGACGGTGTCCGCGGCAAGGACTACGTGGTCGTCAAGGACAGCGACACCGCCAGCCCCACCCTGACCGTCACCGCCGGTGGTGACGCGCTGAAGTCCACCAACGCCGACGACGCCACCCTCGGCTACGTGACCGTCGCCGGTGGCACCACGACCCTCGACGCAGGCGCCGACGGCGTCCAGGCAGAGACCGACGCGGTCGTCACGGGCGGGACCCTGAGCATCACCTCGGCGGGCGGGGCCTCGGCGACCCTCGCGACCGACGCCTCCGGCAAGGGCATCAAGGGCACCGTGAGCGTCGTGGTCACCGGGGGGACGGTGGACGTCGACGCCGCGGACGACGCCCTGCACTCCGACGGGAGCGTCGACGTCGCCGGCGGCGCGCTCACCCTCGCCTCGGGCGACGACGGCGTCCATGCCGACGGCGCGCTCACCGTCTCGGCCGGCACCCTCGACGTCACGCAATCCTACGAAGGCCTCGAGGCGGCCAGCATCACGCTGAGCGGAGGCGACACCACGGTCGTCGCCACGGACGACGGCATCAACGTCTCGGGAGGTGTGGACTCCTCCGGCACGGGCGGCCCCGGCGGCGGCGGCGCGGGCATGGGCGGCGGGACGGGTGGGGAGGAGACCTTCACCGCCGACGCCGAGACCTTCCTCCTCGTCTCCGGCGGCACGCTCGCCGTCGACGCGGGCGGCGACGGCCTCGACTCGAACGGCTCGATCAGCATCACCGGCGGGACGACCACGGTCAACGGGCCGACGGACGCCGGCAACGGCGCGATCGACGCGAACAGCGGCGTCGAGGTCAGCGGCGGGGTGCTGGTCGCCGCGGGCAGCGCCGGCATGGCGGTCTCCCCGGCGGCCACGTCGCCCCAGGCGTCCGCGACGGTCGTCGTCGACTCCGTGCAGGCCGCCGGGACCACCGTCAGCCTGGTCGGGGACGACGGCACGGTCGTGGCGAGCTTCACGCCGTCCAAGCCCTTCGAGACCGTGGTCTTCACGACGCCCGACCTCGTCGCCGGGACGACGTACACCATCGCGCTCGGCGGGACGGCCGTCGGCGACGCCGTCGACGGCGTCGAAGGTCTGGTCCTCGGCGGGACGCTGACCGGTGCCACGGAGGCCGGCAGCGTCACCGCCTGA